The DNA sequence CTTGATAGGAAAAGAATAAGCAAATCCCATCAAAAATGAATACCACAAAACTGAATTAGGCTAACGCAAATGGCAAAATACTATTGGTGAGTTTACAGCGCATCGATGGAAGATTATTTTTAAGGTAAAACAATGATATTATgaatgtattattattatttttttgaaagagacgatatttttctttttttttttgctcaaaTTGTCTTATTTTAACTTTAAGCCGACGAATTTAATCACAAACTatcaataatttcttttttgtgAGAACAAACTGTCAATAATTTATCTTCTTTAAAAAGATACATTAATTACTCAGTTGACTGGTCTTTAGAGAGCCTTAATTTATTTGCCTGATCTGATTTAGCTTGGGTCTCCAAAATGTGTCTCAAATAGGTACTTTTTTGCCTGGTCTGTTACCAAACACTGGGTGTAATTAAAAACAGTATTCAACTATATCAATATATAACtccctttcaaaaaaataaaaataaaaaaataacccaTATCAATAGACAATAACCATAATGTTTAAAAGCATTATGAAGTAGTCACAATATAATTGGTGAACTTTTAGGGGAGTGGTCCAACATTCTATTGAAAAAATAACCTTTAATACATCTCCAGCTTTGCATAAATTTATACTCCACATGCCATTAAATGATAATTTGTTACACCaactatttgattttttttttcttacttgaATTTTGGTATCAAAAAATTGAAATGCATGATCAGACCATTATCAGTTTTTGTTAATGATACATTTACATATAGGCTTGGAGCTGGACCActtttgtgtttttattatcCGTTTGACTGAGCTAAATAATACATTATCCACTTTCATTCTTTAAATGATGTTATTTATTTCATTACTCTTCAATTTTTGATCTCTTAATTCTTTCACTGAGGTGAATTATACATTATCCACTTTCATTATTTAAATGGTgttttttatttcattactcttcaatttttcatgtctTAAATCTTTGCAATCGaaacatataaaattaaaaattgttaATCAAAATAGAACCTCCattcaagaatacacttgggactaagaaaattatattctaattgagagatTATAACTATATAGAggtacactagaaaaaaaaattaaaacaccaataaatatcaatgtaacaataataacattataatactatataataataaaattatttttgagtaaatataatatttatacatgtattacaatttagaataaaattattaattctacgtaaataattttaaaaaatatatgtatattttttattaatatgtaattattcttatatagaagtatactttgttaatacgggacttaaaaaatgtataactagttacaatttagaggttattcttatttataattggccgaaattgggacttgattttttttataacaaattagaggttattcttgaatagaataTTATTAGATAGATGTTctattgtatatataaataaaatatattgctCATTATCTATTTGAAGAACATGTTTTTCCAAATATGGGCTATTGAATATTTATCGCCAACCACATGAGACAAGATTGTTCCTCAAAATTTAGATAATAAAATTATGACGCCCTCAAACAACAAACCTAACTTATTAAAATacacatttttattattaatagcaGTCACTTGAACTAgcgaatatgaaaaaaaaaaatacataaatttggATACCACATGTATGAGCCTAATTGAATCCAACCAAGAGAGCTAGAGTTCCAGCCCCTAACACTAAAACATTACATGAAACATcacaaaacaaaaccaaaaaacaaaTTGTATTAGAATGGCAAGAGTTGAaccaaataaattaatatacgaAACTCAAATTTTAACACACAACTCAATTAACTACCGAACCAGACCTGACTTTAGGCGAGGTCAATTTGTTTGTGAATGATGGGCTTCGTGATAAAGAATGTGAAATGGGAATGGGGTTGTTACGTCCAATCCTAATGGTCATGTCCTCTTCTCTAGTGCGTTTTTGAGTGTGGGAACGGTTGAGCCTCATGTCCCAAGGCCAAAGCATTGCTTCATGGACTCTCTCTTTGCATGCAGTTGGGGTATAAGACTGTCAccgctttttttttattacttgcAATTGGTTCTTGCAGTAAATAGTAAAGATACTTAATGACATTTTTTATgtctataaattttttaatagtatATCATTGTCTCATTGTAAAAAGGTTTAAGAACATTGTTCATTGTTTAGCAAAACGAGCTCTTGTTTTAGGTGAGTCAAGTGCTTGGTGgaaatttttcatattttgtgcCTTAGAATTGTatagttttcttttaaaaaaataatattaaaatattttatgaaataatttatttgatttatcaaatcattgattaattaattactaaatataaaatattataacacTCTAACCATAAGTATATTTTGATAGATAATATTGTCCCATTCATGCTATATGCTTGGAGGCTTTTCTAATAGTCTCCCTTTATGATAGGCTTGGGGATCGACTTTAGACTAAGATGAGCAAAGCCCTAAGATCCACTCATTTTAGggcttaataaaaaaaaattactatttattcttataataaaagctcaatttttattttttctatgacCTATTTTAACTCAGGATCCTACCGGTAAACTCATATAACAATTGACAATATATAATAGGGTTATTTTCGTCAAAACCCCCTAAAGTAGGGAAGTTTTTGTAACTAacccccaattctaaaatttttgcGGTAAAAATCCCTAAACTAAAGTTCTGTTAGCAGTTAGCCATTTTCGTCCATTTTTGGCTGTTAACTGCCATGGTGGAATGTCTACGTGTACACaatgtacacgtggcacaattttattggtccacgtaaataaaatttaaaaaaaataaaaaaaattaattattttaaaaaataaaaatttaaaaaaaaaattatttttctttaaaaattaaaaaatttaaaattaaaaatacaattttattaaaataaaaattaaaaaaaaactttaactcccttcttcttcttcttcttcttcttcttcttcttcttcttcttcttcttcttcttcttcttcttcttcttcttctctgctAAAAatgacacacacacacacacactcccGCCTCTGCCATCGTCGAATCCCCAAATCCCCCAAACCCTAATGACCATAACCCTAGAATCCCCAAATCCCCCAAACCCAGATCCCCGAATCCCTCAAACCCAGATCGCCAAAACCCTCTTGATCTCGACGACCCAGAACCGGCTCCATCTCCTCGAACCAGCGAGAGCAATCTCCACCTCTCCGAGACCGAGGCTTTCATCGTCAGAATCTCCACCTCTGCCATCGCCGGTTGGGTGTTTGAAGTGGTTGATATTAGGGTTTCGATTTTGGAGGTCATGGACGGGTGTTTGAAGGAGATGAGGAAGACGAAGAGTTGGTGGAGAttgagaaggagaagaagagtgGGAATGGGTTAGGGTTATtagggtttattttttatttttttttaaattgtttttttaattttaaattttttaatgtttaaagaaaaatattttttttattttttatttttaaaataattaattttttattttttaaatatttatttacgtggaccaataaaattgtgccacgtgtacactgtgtacacgtggacattccaCCATGGCAGTTAACAGCCAAAAATGGACGGAAATGGCTAACTGCTAACAGAACTTGAGTTTAGGGCCGGATTTTTACCGCAAAAATATTAGAATTgggggttagttgcaaaaacctCCCTACTTTAGAGGGTTTTGTCGCAAATAACCCTATATAATATTGGAAATGACTATTCAtacattttatttgttttgaggCAAATAGTGAATTATATGCATTACAGATGACCATACCATACAATATATatcaaatgtatatttttttttgaaagagttATATCATATTGTATAGTATATGACAAATTTAAAACAACACATTTTTATTCTTTCATAGTCTTGATGACTTAcctaatttgttttattatttcataTGTTACTATGCCACATATATACATTTGTTTGAATCAAGCTGAACTGAAATAacaataaacaatttttttctcaGGTAGTAGCTTCATTACAATCCTCactataaaactaattagtaatcaaagaaatttcaaaCAATATAGCAACGTATACTAGAAGAAGATCTGTATTCAAACTTTCAAATCGAATctcatttcaaattaatataaataaacacaattacagTCAATGATTcaatgacatataattatgtgtttacagggttttttttttaaaaaaaaaaaatgaaaaaacttgAATAATGttagttttttaaaaagaaaaacaaaatcgaGCATTAATGGAATTTCAAATCCCAAGAGCGGCTCTCTCTCTTAAATAAGCAAATGCTGAATTCATCACAAGCAGTGAAAAGTATTCAGAGCAACTTCACTACACTCAATTGGGAAAATACCACTTTTCTACTAAAGCATCATTTCAGAGATTTTATGTGCCACGCCCACtgagatttttcatttttgtttagttttgaaaaataaaaatagttttttgagAGAGATACGGAAACTGAAAGATTTTCTTTTAAGCCAAGAAAAGAAATGTTGTCACAGCCTTCTGTTGAGTCATTATTTGAGACAAAGGAGAAGTTATAAAAGGAGCTCTTTTATTGGGACGGCCATTAATTCTGGTTCACCGAACTTGTAGACTCGTAAGTACGGAGAGAGAGACTATAGAGAGAAAATCTTGGCTTTTAAAAAGGGattgagattgagattgagagaAGGTtggttaaaaagaaaaacaaaggaAAACCAGGGGCCTTTTGCTTCTTCTttgtttataaaatatcaaattcTAATTAATACACTCAAAGCTGATTCACGAGATTGTCAGTTCCaatctttttctttaattttttaccaGTACACGTTGCTATCCATAAAGTTGGAAACTCTTCATATTCTTAAGGAGAAAAAAGAAAGGAGAGATCTTCTAGTGCTATTTTTGTTGTGAGGGGTTTTTACTAAGTCAGCTATTGGAGTTGGAGAAAAGGGTTTTTTGCTAATTCGACGCTCTTTTTGAATTTAAGAAGGTGGGGCGATTCCCTTGTTTTctttatttactttattttgAATGTTTTTATGTTTATGAGAGTAAATATTTTGTGCCATTTTCATGATTAGTGTATTCTTGTTTGTATGTATGTTGTGGTGAGTTTTTGAAAGTTCTTTTGTTTGTATATTTTAATTGGGGTTTGAGTTGAGGGAACTTAGCTCCCTCCCTCTTCTCCCCTGTATCTTTCTGTGACCTCTTTTTGTCTTGTAATGCAGTTCTTCACGAGGTGTTGTCagaatttctttttcttttaaatttttttttaaaaaatcctaTCTTTTTATATccgattttattttttttgttaaggtTATTGATGCTTTTTGTTTGTTAATCTTTTGCTCCACACTTCTCTGCTTGCAACCTGTAAAGATTCCAAAAGCCCTTTCAGAACATTTCTGCTCAATAAGCTCCACCTGGGGTCTCTGGATTCAGTTttctaaacaatataaatatttaaatatatacattttgacagtgctctctctctctctctctctctctctctctctctctctctcactattGTTTGTAAGAGAAAGGTAGCTACTTATGTTAAGCTTCTCAGTCACTCACTGGGGTTATTTTCCTCAATTCACTTCTTCACTTGCTGTCTTTTACTTCTTACTTCACATTTCACAGTAACACAGTGGGTGGTTCAATAGTATTTTGACTAAAAATGACTGTTTGTTTCCAAATAAAACTTCATATTTGACTCATTGACTTAAAAAGGGTACTCTCTTTTTCAAGCTATATTTAAACTCCAAATTCTACAGAGACCAGAAAACTATATCTGCCATGGGGAAAGCTACTAGATGGCTTAAAGGGTTATTGGGTATGAAGAAAGACAAGGAGAATAATGTTGAGACTCCAACAACGGCGGATGCGGTTGCTGTCAGTGACcggaaagagaagaagaggtggAGCTTTGGTGCTAAGTCAGAAAGAAGAACAAGCGCAAATGGGAATGTTCAGCCAAATATTTCGCCCAATTTGTCACCTTCGGACGCTGCCTGGCTCAGATCCTACATTGCAGACTCTGAAAAGGAACAGAACAAGCACGCAATTGCCGTGGCTGCAGCCACCGCCGCCGCTGCTGATGCTGCCGTTGCTGCAGCACAGGCGGCTGTGGCTGTTGTGAGGCTGACCAGTCAGGGCGGTGCTAAGCATACTGGGAAGAGAGATAAGTTGGCAGCGGTTAAGATTCAAACCGTTTTCAGGGGATATctggtatgtttttttttattacttttctgTTTAATCATTATGGTATTTTAGTCTGCTTGTTTTATGATTGGGGTAATGGAGGTTAGTAATGTTGGAAGCAACAACAAATGTAGCAAAAGGTTTTTTTTTGTCTATAACTTTACTTGTTGCTTACTTTAATGTCTTTTGTCAAAGGCTTTTGAAAATTGTTTGATATTGTAAATCTTAATAAAACAGTACAAACGTGTTTTAAGGTCCAATGAAACAGTATATTGGTTTCTTCAGTTATTGATCCTGCattcttttttcaatttttattctcATTCTGTTCAATCTTCTGAATCTgagattttaattttaaaatatctctaCTTCCAATGTAGTATGGAAAAACTTGGTTTGTGCAGATTCTAAGTTACTGTTCTATTGAATCTGAATATGTTTGCTTCTTAAATTTTAGGCTCGAAAGGCTCTGCGAGCTCTAAAGGGACTAGTTAAGATACAAGCTCTTGTTAGAGGCTTTCTGGTCCGAAAACGAACTGCTGCCACTCTCCATAGTATGCAAGCTCTAATAAGAGCCCAGACTGCAGTCAGAACTCAACGAGCTCGTCGTTCATTCAACAAGGAGAACAGATTGTTCCCTGAATTTCATTCCAGAAAGTCCATTGTGAGTCCCATTTCACTTTGAATATATCCATTACTGAATCTTAATGTCTTacttaaactgatattttcttCATTTCCACCTTACAGGAACGATTTGATGAATTAAGATGTGAATTCCACAGCAAGAGGCTATCGGCGACCTATGAAGCGTCTGTCAATGGATTTGAAGAAAGCCCGAAAATAGTTGAGATCGACACATTCAAACCGAAGTCAAGATCGTCTCGTAGATTTAGTACAGCATTATCAGAATGTAGCTGTGGGGAGGACATGCCTTACCAACCAATATCATCACCACTGCTCTGTCCTGCTCCTGGTCGAATATCTATTCCTGAATGCCAACACCTTCAGGATTTCGAGTGGTACTTCAATGGTCAAGAGTGCCGGTTCTCAACAGCTCACAGCACTCCTCGGTTAGCTAATCCCTTATGGTCTAACACCCCGGCCACCCCGGCCAAGAGCGTTTGTGGGGACAGCTACTTCCGGCCGTATTCAAACTATCCCAACTATATGACAAACACAAAGTCATTCAATGCCAAATTGAGGTCTCACAGTGCCCCAAAGCAAAGGCCGGAAGCAACCACGCCTAAGAAAAGGCTTTCGCTTAATGAAATACTGGCTGCAAGGAATAGCATTAGCAGTGTTAGGATGCATCGATCTAACAATGCTCAACTAGTTGAAGATGAAGAATCCTACTGTTGACAAAGATTTCATAAAGATGGATGATCCTCTGCCTTTTGCTTTAgagaagataaaaaataaagaaaacttCTCTAGCTAAAGGCTTTGTTTCCCACTTTAGGATCAACAATTAATAGGTAGAACACAGTGCTTTAATTTGTGTAAATTACAggccttttttttcttcttctttttctttcttttaattGTCTTTATGAAATGAGCAATGAGAAGAGAGCTTttcatttgtttttcttttcctttttgtgtttaattctttacaatttcaaaagcaaaaaaataaaataaaacgaaAGAGTTCTTTGGGTGTGAATATGAATTGTCAATTGGagagaaagaaaagagttttgACTTGTTTAGTCAACTATGAAGATTGTCAACTTAAGTTCATATTACAGATAGAAAAGAAGAGAGGGCTTGTACAATTGGTACTTTTGCTATGACTATTGATTAGGTAGGGAGGGGTAGGCTGtggaagaaaaataataataggtaAAAGTGGTTGATTAtacaaattacaaaattttgaaaactatAGATTTCCCGCTTTTAAGTAAAAGAGAAGCAGAAAGTGTAGTGTAGTGTAGTGAAGCTTCGGTGTAGGTTCCACTAAACAAGTGGCTAAAAGAAAACAAGTGCAATATGATACCCTGCATTCCATAATTTAGGAATGAAAAGCTGAATTCATATAAAGAATCCACAAGAGAATCTTTTCCATAAATAGCAAATACTAGCTCGATTACttgttaccttttttttttaaaaaaaaaaaaaaagaattgaaaataaaaCTGTGAGTAGTGTGTGTGGTGGTTCAAATTTCATATCCCTAATACAACTCACCCCAAAGCAATCAATGgtgttttttactttttttttttaagaaaaaaatcttTGTTCTTTCAGGATACTCTGTACTGTGTGTAATTATATatctattttcattattaactcaatattttttttttttaaaaaaaaagtggagaaaaatgaaaattaacaaaatagagaaATTTTCGAAATAGACGTTATGCATATCATTGGAATTTGGAGATgccactatttatttattttttagctaAAATCTTAAAATAGAATCATGTTACTCCACCATCCTCTTTACTATAAGAatgattatttatattataaacaTAGTTTTAATTTGTTAAATAGAAATTgattcaataaaataataaaaaaagaaatattattttgattaaatattatttaaaaaattggcaAAAAAAATAgggacttatttttttttatagttggagtatattttttaaaaaaatcactcTCTATTTTAGTGTTTATTGTTTAGAGCATATGATTGGAAATGTTCAAAACTCTTCTACAAAACAATTTTATTCAACGTTAATAAAtagggaaaaaaagaaaaaaaaagatgaaaacaTAAAAGATTTGCGCTAAGAGCGAGAATGTAATGTATTTATTTATCGagaaatgttaataataattttttagttaatttttacgTTTGAAATTTCATagtagaaattttttttatagcgtCATTCGTTATAAAATTCGTTATAGCGTCATTCATAGTAGAAAATTCGGAATAGTTTATaatgctaaaaataaaatttttgatatattttaatttaccaTACGctctcaaaaaattttaaacgtAGTTTCAGTACTATAAAttattcgaaaatttttaaaaatttaaaatgacaGTATAGTACACATAGCAAAAactgtaataaaaaaaattttaaaaaaattgtaatatatGTTTTTCGAGAAGATGTATAAATTAAGTCTAAATATAGAAACCtaaaatacattaaatattatattttttttaagaaagaaGATGGCAGTGGCACTATAGTGTGGTGAAGTTAAGCCCCATGTTGAAATTGAATGATATCCCATGATACATTTACATGCATTGGGTATGTGCCTGTGTATGGAGtttggataaaatttgatattagCAATGATTAGGGCTTTCGATTTGATTGATGGGTCGGGTCTATTGGGACTTGTGTGGGTCTACCTTTGCTTGCATCATATCATACAAATGCCTCACGTGCTCCACTACAAATCTTCATTATAAAGGGCAATTTGGGTATTTGAGCCTTTCTTTTTGACTGAATCATTATTCATTATTATCCTATTTGCTTAAGCCATACATCATCCACATGCACCTTTTTTGGGACTCCGTGACCCATTGGTTCCCGTCGACAATTCTTTCATTCCATCTCTGCCCTTAtgtttttttccatcttttattttcttttttaactcCACAACCACAACAACAGCCCTTTGGTTTTATAAGTTATTTCCATGTAAAACCTAATCATATGAATGAACACGTTACACATATAAGTTGCATGTTACTGTACtaagtttgaatatcttaaaatgACGTTTATACCCCTCTGGTGACTTACTCAAaaaccaaaataataataatagtaattttttttttctttcttttatatatttatatatatagctagctCACTCATTTGTCAGAAAGAGACGTTTGAGAGAACGGCTAAATCTcgataaaatactaaacaagtattTTCGCCCTAATTATAAGTATGTCTCATCTGATTCAAACACTAACTACTGTGAccaaatgtataattttttatttatcttttaaaagtaaaattaaatagtATTTTTCAGAAAGTGTTTTGCTCGAAGAACGTGAAAGGGTTAATATGTTTTTTAGGAGAGCCTATGCTTTCGTCATGCTCTCTTGtcttttacaaatttttttaaaaagacgcCTATGATTAAGAAAGCATCATGATTATTTAATATACTAAATATTACTAGTTAATCCTCAAAAGCTTCCATCATATCTAACTTGCAAACAAACCTAAGATTGGTTTTTACTTTCTAGCGCTTTGTTATTTTGAAACTTTCAAATTTGAAAAGTGAGATGGTAAAGGCTAAAGAGAAAGTAAAATTGAAGTAATGTTAGGGGATCATATTAATTAGTATTTAGTATTTAGTATAGTACTAGTACCTATAGCACTACATTAACTAATATGATCAAAAGTTAGACTTAACTATAGGGAGGTACGTAGTacgtaatatatatttataatatctgtGTGTATTATTGTACATACATAATTCTCAACACTAGCTACAATTATTTCTACTATATTTTCCtaaacaaaattcaaaaaaatctgAGTG is a window from the Cannabis sativa cultivar Pink pepper isolate KNU-18-1 chromosome 1, ASM2916894v1, whole genome shotgun sequence genome containing:
- the LOC115704912 gene encoding protein IQ-domain 26, yielding MGKATRWLKGLLGMKKDKENNVETPTTADAVAVSDRKEKKRWSFGAKSERRTSANGNVQPNISPNLSPSDAAWLRSYIADSEKEQNKHAIAVAAATAAAADAAVAAAQAAVAVVRLTSQGGAKHTGKRDKLAAVKIQTVFRGYLARKALRALKGLVKIQALVRGFLVRKRTAATLHSMQALIRAQTAVRTQRARRSFNKENRLFPEFHSRKSIERFDELRCEFHSKRLSATYEASVNGFEESPKIVEIDTFKPKSRSSRRFSTALSECSCGEDMPYQPISSPLLCPAPGRISIPECQHLQDFEWYFNGQECRFSTAHSTPRLANPLWSNTPATPAKSVCGDSYFRPYSNYPNYMTNTKSFNAKLRSHSAPKQRPEATTPKKRLSLNEILAARNSISSVRMHRSNNAQLVEDEESYC